A window of the Branchiostoma lanceolatum isolate klBraLanc5 chromosome 13, klBraLanc5.hap2, whole genome shotgun sequence genome harbors these coding sequences:
- the LOC136447387 gene encoding E3 ubiquitin-protein ligase HECW2-like isoform X3, with amino-acid sequence MAARTQLELIQQQRDRGQRFSMTSDLILPPRGVLRNRLVRRVPRLNLHDRANSDTNLAHPDFLNRSSLSVNRYQYTFGTDSSLVVTWDIKEEVGANDWIGLFPLSENSPSGFWDYKNRGVNGTHKGQIIWVLDPEPHFNESLTRICFKYYHGATGALRAITPSISVKNPQARAFSVILQGSVGEDGEDHCRLVRFTISDVHARYLKKGMFFNPDPYVKMSIQPGKRASFPQLTHHGQSTRTSVSENTISPSWHSEFTFDALPTDVLELELKDKFAKSRPTINRFLGKLTIPVQRLIERNAIGDEVLAYNLQRRSPSDHVTGQIIFRVVFHHRSEEGEEEMPTTPITPLECSPSRRHLRHFHIPSVSNGQSADSEDGVVAPDNRTTYSSSPEEEAPVGGTDEALIEVVMETRDFSQQHDGDVMYGVEDFMNGTDFLSDVTNQDENRTIIAHGRTESSDALPSLTAPMAEQEGVSLFPVHMSAHELCPPVTPSTARGLREVSLGDILDQLTPDDPSALPRGSASISSLLDRASTRNDPEFLLDMDQLAYIDDNDVFHDAVESPSQPLVQSPSQPLVESPSQPLVESPSQPLVESPSQPLVESPSQPLVESPSQPLVESFGDESPSQLLVESLGDESPSQPCVTDSSAVCGVTEPPLQPPETRDISTNTSPTLDSPTAAVLLETLDAQVPCQRDFLHQIDPQLPDVDPNLSNTEAPSPEMDPQLSDLDLQHPIVDPGMTDVDPHFPTVDPHVSGVVPCAEDRETADGADGDVTVDADTTADADVAYVTADADATAKTEVPADATADYDFTADADVFAGADVPSDADPAESANADVPAVTTVPDGAVPADADGAVPADADGAVPADCAVPADADCAVPADCAVPADADGAVPADCAVPADADGAVPADCVVPADADGAAPADCAVHADADGAVPAAESVPAPSLQPSLSLPDDPDLSPCVERRGSHARVDTMELIAEIDNYVTTVTQTAQRRRQLSSVRSDSVSSGTARRNTSTDSDSTSSTDTSSRHSADSASMISLQERRRSLIRQNAARASVERAESQDVFHPEGSGQDSDVLRQAVLSDGFHQDSMVDSTQDSAGFRQDSMVDSIGTFGSSLDHVDSEDGGELTSDLRPTPDGEANLIVVEDTSRGQGSQDSEDSDSGVNLLADGSLGPDDVIVGTDPTAMGAKTFRPRIHSSVRSESYLIATRPDTPIQQRRGRVTAAENVSSQSTPSTSRQASLHEEDGADSAGRGETDTAGRNSANNAGRSETNTGCEETDIAGSNETDITGHEETDTTGREETDTPGRAVLIERSGTPGAAGERLSTGSDTGQLSPAADGQAEDQSASAQALIWERRPSASVESSDSQEQLQGQVAGNGTAAGATAVDPSLADATCSPLAENGTAQGQEPIAAREPVRARVTLPTLPRQPRANERANVMYPRVEPPPGMEPLPTHWEARVDSHGRVFYIDHVNRTTTWERPHGNVSAQQLQRSSSINEEQQRAQLDRRYQSIRRTMTEEEETVEEGAAVGARGTADGMDSADQPSPRSERRTMLQSPAVQFLTSTEFFNILGSNVTGGHLYSHSPCLKHMIGKIRRDPTMFERYQHNRDIVTFLNSFGDLNQDLPRGWEMKYDRTGKMFFIDHNSRTTTFIDPRLPSSAVLSPHHAPSMDFLQVPGSRSRSHSAGEDEIRRSSINITVRAPVPPPRPRETLTRSLGSGYSAQPAADVPLAYSDKVVAFLRQSSILDVLREKQPAFASNTLLKEKINVIRNEGTAALERLADDVDLIILLSLFETEIMSFVPPAQHVQTHADRAYSPRGSPQASPQASPGLQRANARAPAPYRRDFESKLRNFYRKLESKGYGQGPGKLKLNIRRDHLLSDTFNKIMGTTKRDLQRNKLYVTFVGEEGLDYGGPSREFFFLLSRELFNPYYGLFEYSANDQYTVQVSPMSAFVDNAHDCRWKVPYPWFRFSGRILGLALIHQYLLDAFFTRPFYKALLRTPCDINDLQAVDEEFYASLQWIKDNDITDILELTFSVDEEVFGQVTERELITNGKNVPVTEKNKMNYIERVVKWRLERGVAEQTESLVRGFYEVIDTRLVSVFDARELELVIAGTAEIDIVDWRKNTEYRSGYHDRHPVIQWFWTAVERFDNERRLRLLQFVTGTSSIPYEGFAALRGSNGPRKFCIEKWGKISALPRAHTCFNRLDLPPYPSYAMLYEKLIIAVEETSTFGME; translated from the exons ATGGCCGCCCGTACGCAACTCGAACTCATTCAGCAGCAGCGCGACCGCGGCCAGCGATTcagcatgacctctgacctgatcCTGCCGCCGCGGGGCGTGTTGCGTAACCGCCTGGTGCGCCGGGTCCCGCGGCTGAATCTGCACGACCGTGCGAACTCCGACACTAACCTGGCGCACCCAGACTTCCTCAACCGGTCGAGTCTGTCCGTAAATCGGTACCAGTACACCTTCGGCACGGACAGCAGCCTGGTGGTCACCTGGGACATCAAGGAGGAGGTGGGGGCCAACGACTGGATCGGGCTCTTTCCCCTCA GTGAGAACTCCCCCAGTGGATTCTGGGATTACAAGAACCGGGGTGTGAACGGGACGCACAAGGGGCAGATCATCTGGGTCCTGGACCCCGAGCCTCACTTCAACGAGT CTTTGACCAGGATCTGTTTTAAGTACTACCATGGAGCCACCGGAGCGCTGAGGGCCATCACGCCCTCCATTAGCGTCAAGAACCCACAAGCACGG GCGTTTTCTGTCATCCTGCAGGGTTCTGTCGGTGAGGATGGGGAGGACCACTGCAGGCTGGTCAGGTTTACCATATCAG ACGTCCATGCGAGGTACCTGAAGAAGGGCATGTTCTTTAACCCTGACCCGTACGTGAAGATGTCGATCCAGCCGGGAAAGCGCGCCAGTTTCCCCCAGCTGACGCACCATGGACAGAGCACACGCACAAGCGTGTCGGAGAACACCATCAGCCCGTCCTGGCACAGCGAG TTCACCTTTGATGCACTCCCCACGGATGTGTTGGAGTTGGAGCTGAAAGACAAGTTCGCCAAGAGCCGCCCGACGATAAACCGTTTCCTGGGCAAGCTGACGATTCCCGTGCAGAGACTCATCGAGAGAAACGCCATCGG GGACGAAGTTTTGGCATACAATCTGCAGAGGCGTTCACCATCCGACCATGTGACCGGACAGATCATATTTCGTGTTGTCTTCCACCACAGGAGTGAGGAAGGGGAAG aagAGATGCCGACCACGCCCATCACCCCATTGGAGTGCTCCCCCTCCCGACGACATCTCCGCCACTTCCACATCCCCAGCGTCTCCAACGGCCAATCAGCAGACAGCGAGGACGGCGTGGTTGCCCCCGACAACAGGACGACCTACAGCAGCAGCCCAGAGGAGGAGGCACCCGTCGGCGGGACGGACGAGGCACTTATTGAGGTTGTCATGGAAACCAGAGACTTTTCCCAGCAGCATGACGGTGATGTCATGTATGGGGTCGAAGACTTCATGAATGGGACGGATTTCCTGTCCGACGTGACAAATCAGGACGAGAACAGGACGATAATCGCTCACGGACGGACGGAGAGCTCGGACGCCCTGCCCAGCCTGACTGCACCAATGGCAGAGCAGGAGGGGGTTTCCCTCTTCCCGGTGCACATGTCTGCACATGAACTCTGCCCCCCGGTGACCCCCAGCACAGCTCGAGGCCTGCGGGAGGTCAGTTTAGGGGACATTCTGGACCAGCTGACCCCGGATGACCCTTCGGCCCTCCCCCGAGGCAGCGCCAGCATCAGCAGTCTGCTGGACCGCGCCTCGACCAGAAACGACCCCGAGTTTCTCCTGGACATGGACCAGCTCGCATACATCGATGACAACGACGTGTTTCACGATGCCGTCGAGAGCCCCAGTCAGCCATTGGTGCAGAGCCCCAGTCAGCCATTGGTGGAGAGCCCCAGTCAGCCATTGGTGGAGAGCCCCAGTCAGCCATTGGTGGAGAGCCCCAGTCAGCCATTGGTGGAGAGCCCCAGTCAGCCATTGGTGGAGAGCCCCAGTCAGCCATTGGTGGAGAGCTTTGGTGATGAGAGCCCAAGTCAGCTATTGGTGGAGAGCCTTGGTGATGAGAGCCCCAGTCAGCCATGTGTTACGGACTCCTCGGCTGTCTGTGGTGTTACGGAACCGCCTCTGCAGCCTCCTGAAACCAGAGACATTTCCACAAACACCTCCCCGACCCTGGACTCGCCCACGGCAGCAGTTTTACTGGAGACTCTGGATGCACAAGTCCCTTGTCAACGAGACTTTCTCCATCAAATAGACCCACAGCTCCCTGATGTAGACCCAAATCTCTCAAACACAGAAGCTCCGTCCCCTGAAATGGACCCACAGCTGTCAGATTTAGACCTACAGCACCCCATTGTAGACCCAGGAATGACTGATGTAGACCCACACTTCCCAACTGTAGACCCACATGTCTCGGGTGTCGTCCCTTGTGCTGAGGACAGGGAGACAGCAGATGGTGCTGATGGTGACGTTACTGTTGATGCCGATACTACTGCAGACGCTGATGTTGCTTATGTTACAGCTGATGCAGATGCTACTGCTAAGACTGAAGTTCCTGCTGATGCAACTGCAGATTATGATTTTACTGCAGATGCTGATGTATTTGCTGGTGCTGATGTACCTTCAGATGCTGATCCTGCTGAATCTGCTAATGCAGATGTCCCTGCTGTTACTACTGTACCTGACGGTGCTGTCCCTGCTGATGCTGATGGTGCTGTCCCTGCTGATGCTGATGGTGCTGTCCCTGCTGATTGTGCTGTCCCTGCTGATGCTGATTGTGCTGTCCCTGCTGATTGTGCTGTCCCTGCTGATGCTGATGGTGCTGTCCCTGCTGATTGTGCTGTCCCTGCTGATGCTGATGGTGCTGTCCCTGCTGATTGTGTTGTCCCTGCTGATGCTGATGGTGCTGCCCCTGCTGATTGTGCTGTCCATGCTGATGCTGATGGTGCTGTCCCTGCTGCTGAGTCCGTCCCCGCCCCCAGCCTGCAGCCCAGCCTGAGTCTGCCCGATGATCCGGACCTCAGCCCGTGTGTGGAGAGGCGGGGCTCGCATGCTCGGGTGGACACCATGGAACTCATCGCAGAGATCGACAACTACGTCACCACGGTAACGCAGACGGCGCAGCGGAGGCGCCAGCTGAGCTCGGTGCGCAGCGACAGCGTGAGCAGCGGGACGGCGCGGCGGAACACGTCCACGGACAGCGACTCGACCTCCAGCACAGACACGTCATCGCGGCACAGCGCGGACTCCGCCTCGATGATCAGTCTGCAGGAGCGCCGCCGCTCGCTCATCCGACAGAACGCCGCGAGGGCCTCCGTGGAACGCGCTGAGTCACAGGACGTGTTCCACCCGGAGGGGTCGGGTCAGGACAGCGACGTGCTCAGGCAGGCTGTGCTGAGTGACGGCTTCCACCAGGACAGCATGGTGGACAGCACACAGGATAGTGCAGGGTTCCGCCAGGACAGCATGGTGGACAGCATCGGCACATTCGGCAGCTCGCTGGATCACGTGGATAGCGAGGATGGGGGagagctgacctctgacctccgacCCACCCCTGACGGCGAGGCAAACTTGATTGTTGTGGAGGACACGAGCAGAGGTCAGGGGTCGCAGGACAGCGAGGACAGCGACTCTGGGGTCAACCTGCTGGCGGACGGGTCGTTAG GTCCCGACGATGTCATCGTGGGGACGGACCCCACCGCCATGGGAGCGAAAACGTTCCGGCCGAGAATCCACTCGTCTGTGCGCTCCGAGAGTTACCTGATCGCAACCCGGCCGGACACGCCCATCCAACAGCGCCGCGGCAGGGTCACGGCCGCCGAGAACGTCAGCAGCCAATCAACACCCAGCACCAGCCGGCAGGCCTCGCTGCACGAGGAGGACGGAGCGGACTCGGCTGGACGTGGTGAGACCGACACGGCGGGACGCAACAGTGCTAACAACGCTGGGCGCAGCGAGACCAACACCGGGTGCGAAGAGACTGACATTGCAGGAAGCAACGAGACAGACATTACCGGGCACGAAGAGACAGACACAACCGGGCGCGAAGAGACAGACACGCCGGGGCGTGCCGTGCTGATAGAGCGCAGCGGGACACCAGGAGCCGCGGGGGAGAGGCTCAGCACGGGCTCCGACACaggacagctctctccagctgctgatgggcaag CTGAGGACCAGTCAGCGTCGGCCCAGGCCCTTATTTGGGAGCGGCGCCCGAGTGCGAGCGTGGAGAGTTCCGACTCCCAGGAGCAGCTGCAGGGACAGGTGGCAGGTAACGGCACAG CTGCAGGTGCAACAGCTGTAGACCCCAGTCTTGCAGATGCCACCTGCTCCCCCCTCGCTGAGAATGGCACAGCCCAGGGCCAGGAGCCAATAGCGGCCAGGGAACCGGTCAGGGCAAGGGTCACGCTGCCCACATTGCCCCGGCAACCTCGAGCGAATGAGAGAGCCAACGTGATGTACCCCCGGGTGGAACCTCCGCCTGGCATGGAGCCCCTGCCCACAC ACTGGGAGGCGCGAGTGGACAGCCACGGGCGCGTGTTCTACATCGACCACGTGAACCGCACCACAACTTGGGAGCGTCCCCATGGCAACGTGTCGGCCCAGCAGCTGCAACGGTCCAGCTCCATCAACGAGGAGCAGCAGCGTGCCCAGCTGGACAGAAG ATACCAGAGCATCCGGCGCACCATGACAGAAGAGGAGGAGACTGTGGAGGAGGGGGCGGCTGTCGGGGCCCGAG GAACAGCTGACGGGATGGACAGCGCTGACCAGCCCTCCCCGCGGTCAGAGCGGCGCACCATGCTGCAGTCCCCGGCCGTGCAGTTCCTCACCAGCACCGAGTTCTTCAACATCCTCGGCAGCAACGTG aCGGGCGGCCACCTGTACTCGCACAGCCCGTGCCTGAAGCACATGATCGGGAAGATCCGGCGCGACCCGACGATGTTCGAGCGGTACCAGCACAACCGGGACATCGTCACCTTCCTGAACAGCTTCGGGGACCTCAACCAGGACCTGCCCAGGGGGTGGGAGATGAAGTACGACAGGACAGGGAAG ATGTTTTTTATTGATCACAACTCTCGGACGACGACGTTTATCGACCCTCGGCTGCCGTCCTCAGCTGTGCTGAGTCCGCATCACGCGCCGAGCATGGACTTCCTGCAGGTCCCAGGGTCAAGGTCACGCAGCCACAGCGCTGGCGAG GATGAAATCAGAAGAAGCAGCATCAACATCACAGTACGA GCCCCCGTCCCCCCTCCCCGGCCGCGGGAAACGCTGACCCGGTCGCTGGGCTCGGGTTACTCTGCGCAGCCGGCAGCCGACGTTCCTCTCG CCTACAGCGACAAGGTGGTCGCCTTCCTGCGCCAGTCCAGCATCCTGGACGTCCTGAGGGAAAAACAGCCGGCGTTCGCCTCCAACACTCTCTTAAA ggagaagattaacgTGATCCGTAACGAGGGCACAGCGGCGCTGGAGCGTCTGGCGGACGACGTGGACCTGATCATCCTGCTGAGCCTGTTCGAGACCGAGATCATGTCGTTTGTGCCGCCCGCGCAACACGTGCAGACCCACGCTGACAGGGCGTACTCCCCACGTGGGTCACCTCAGGCATCTCCCCAGGCCTCCCCAG GTTTGCAGCGCGCCAATGCCAGAGCACCAGCCCCATACAGGAGAGACTTTGAGTCAAAACTGAGGAACTTCTACAGAAAACTGGAGTCGAAGGGCTACGGACAGGGACCGGGCAAGCTGAA GTTGAACATCAGAAGAGACCATCTTCTTTCCGACACCTTCAACAAAATCATGGGCACCACAAAACGGGACCTGCAGCGGAACAAACTCTATGTTACCTTCGTGGGGGAGGAGGG GCTGGACTACGGCGGCCCGTCACGGGAGTTTTTCTTCCTGCTGTCCCGAGAACTGTTCAACCCGTACTACGGCCTGTTCGAGTACTCCGCTAACGACCAGTACACGGTCCAGGTCAGCCCCATGTCAGCCTTCGTGGACAACGCACACGACTG TCGATGGAAAGTCCCTTACCCCTG gttcaggttcagtGGGCGGATCCTGGGCCTGGCCCTGATACATCAGTACCTGTTAGATGCCTTCTTCACCAGACCCTTCTACAAGGCCCTGCTCAGAAC GCCATGTGACATCAACGACCTTCAGGCCGTGGATGAGGAGTTCTATGCGTCGCTGCAGTGGATCAAGGACAACGACATCACGGACATCCTGGAGCTGACCTTCAGTGTGGATGAGGAGGTTTTTGGACAG GTGACGGAACGCGAGCTGATCACGAATGGGAAAAACGTTCCTGTGACGGAGAAGAACAAGATGAACTACATCGAGCGGGTGGTGAAGTGGCGGCTGGAGAGGGGCGTGGCTGAGCAGACCGAGAGCCTCGTCAGGGGCTTCTACGAG GTGATTGACACCCGCCTGGTGTCGGTGTTTGATGCCCGGGAGCTGGAGCTGGTGATCGCCGGGACCGCTGAGATCGACATTGTGGACTGGAGGAAAAACACGGAATACCGATCAG GTTACCATGACCGCCACCCTGTGATCCAGTGGTTCTGGACGGCCGTCGAGAGGTTTGATAACGAGAGGAGACTTCGACTCCTGCAG TTTGTGACCGGGACGTCCAGTATCCCGTACGAGGGTTTCGCGGCGCTGCGCGGCAGCAACGGACCCCGCAAGTTCTGCATAGAGAAGTGGGGCAAGATTTCTGCACTGCCAAG AGCCCACACCTGCTTTAACCGGCTGGACCTGCCCCCGTACCCGAGCTACGCCATGCTGTATGAGAAGCTGATCATCGCTGTGGAGGAGACCAGCACCTTCGGCATGGAGTGA